From the Vallicoccus soli genome, one window contains:
- a CDS encoding DEAD/DEAH box helicase: MSTSAASHLPPAYPARAPWGTAPRLRAWQQEALELYQRRAPRDFLAVATPGAGKTTFALRIASELVEQGVVQAVTVVAPTEHLKRQWAEAAHRVGLRIDPQFRNGQGAVSREYQGVALTYAQVAAHPVLHRRRTEARRTLVVLDEIHHAGDALSWGDAVREAFEPATRRLALTGTPFRSDVSPIPFVTYEAGPDGVRRSSADYTYGYGRALADGVVRPVIFLAYTGQMRWRTRAGDEVAASLGEPMTKDLVGQAWRTALDPHGNWIPQVLTAADRRLSEVRRHVPDAGAMVIATDHQTARAYAARLRAITGEAPTVVLSDDPQASDRIEEFATGTTRWLVAVRMVSEGVDVPRLAVGVYATSTATPLFFAQAVGRFVRARRRGETASVFLPSVPQLLGHAHGMEVERDHVLDRPRREDEDVWAPEDALVAAANRTGTTGEQEALSFEALEAEAHFDRVLFDGGEFGTQAAVGSAEEEDFLGLPGLLEPDQVTTLLQARQAEQQAARRRRGSGAPAPAPEPEPEVSTHKALALLRKELNGLVGAWHHRTGQPHGAVHAELRRSCGGPPSATATAAQLQERIALIRRWAAAGRTLA, from the coding sequence ATGAGTACCTCCGCCGCCTCGCACCTGCCCCCCGCGTACCCCGCCCGCGCGCCGTGGGGGACGGCCCCCCGGCTGCGCGCCTGGCAGCAGGAGGCCCTCGAGCTCTACCAGCGCCGGGCCCCGCGGGACTTCCTCGCGGTGGCCACCCCGGGCGCGGGCAAGACGACCTTCGCGCTGCGGATCGCGTCCGAGCTCGTGGAGCAGGGCGTGGTGCAGGCGGTCACCGTCGTGGCCCCCACCGAGCACCTCAAGCGCCAGTGGGCGGAGGCTGCCCACCGGGTGGGGCTGCGCATCGACCCCCAGTTCCGCAACGGCCAGGGCGCGGTGTCCCGGGAGTACCAGGGCGTCGCGCTCACGTACGCCCAGGTCGCCGCGCACCCGGTGCTGCACCGGCGGCGCACCGAGGCGCGCCGCACGCTGGTCGTCCTCGACGAGATCCACCACGCGGGCGACGCGCTGTCCTGGGGCGACGCGGTGCGCGAGGCGTTCGAGCCGGCGACCCGGCGCCTGGCCCTCACCGGGACGCCGTTCCGCTCCGACGTCTCCCCCATCCCCTTCGTCACGTACGAGGCCGGGCCCGACGGGGTGCGCCGCTCGAGCGCGGACTACACGTACGGCTACGGCCGGGCCCTCGCCGACGGCGTCGTCCGTCCGGTGATCTTCCTCGCGTACACCGGGCAGATGCGGTGGCGGACCCGGGCCGGCGACGAGGTCGCCGCGAGCCTGGGCGAGCCGATGACCAAGGACCTCGTCGGCCAGGCGTGGCGCACCGCCCTGGACCCGCACGGCAACTGGATCCCGCAGGTCCTCACGGCCGCGGACCGGCGCCTGTCCGAGGTGCGCCGGCACGTGCCCGACGCCGGGGCGATGGTCATCGCCACCGACCACCAGACGGCGCGGGCGTACGCCGCCCGGCTGCGCGCCATCACCGGCGAGGCGCCGACGGTGGTCCTGTCCGACGACCCGCAGGCGAGCGACCGGATCGAGGAGTTCGCGACGGGCACCACCCGGTGGCTCGTCGCGGTGCGGATGGTCTCCGAGGGCGTCGACGTGCCGCGGCTGGCCGTGGGGGTGTACGCCACGAGCACCGCCACCCCGCTCTTCTTCGCCCAGGCCGTGGGGCGCTTCGTCCGGGCCCGCCGCCGCGGGGAGACCGCCTCGGTGTTCCTGCCGAGCGTCCCCCAGCTGCTCGGGCACGCGCACGGCATGGAGGTCGAGCGGGACCACGTCCTGGACCGTCCGCGGCGCGAGGACGAGGACGTCTGGGCGCCGGAGGACGCGCTGGTCGCCGCCGCGAACCGCACCGGGACGACGGGCGAGCAGGAGGCGCTGTCCTTCGAGGCCCTCGAGGCGGAGGCCCACTTCGACCGCGTGCTCTTCGACGGCGGCGAGTTCGGTACGCAGGCGGCCGTCGGCTCGGCCGAGGAGGAGGACTTCCTCGGCCTGCCCGGCCTCCTCGAGCCGGACCAGGTCACGACGCTGCTGCAGGCGCGCCAGGCCGAGCAGCAGGCCGCGCGGCGCCGGCGGGGGAGCGGTGCACCGGCGCCCGCGCCGGAGCCCGAGCCCGAGGTGTCCACGCACAAGGCGCTGGCGCTGCTGCGCAAGGAGCTCAACGGGCTCGTGGGCGCGTGGCACCACCGGACCGGGCAGCCGCACGGCGCCGTGCACGCCGAGCTGCGCCGCAGCTGCGGGGGCCCGCCCAGCGCCACCGCGACGGCGGCGCAGCTGCAGGAG